Part of the Nitrospirota bacterium genome, AATGAGCTTAGTCCTTTCAATAGTGCCAATGATTTATTTGTTGTAGCAAATGCTGGCGTAGAGGGTACAGTTATTTTAGAAGCTGTTGATACTCGCACAACTCGTATTCGTGGTTTCTGCTCAGATGCCACTAACGCAGTTTTTGATACTGAAGTGACGACCCGATAACACCGGCTCCTCATATTACGCACATACCGACAGGCGGGACAATGATTTGTCCCGCCTGTCTTTAAAGAGATTCAAGAATGAGTGAAGAAAGTGATCAACACCTTAAGAGGAAAGAAAGGTTTTACACTCATTGAACTGCTTATTGTTGTGGCCATTATCGGAATACTGGCAGCCATAGCAGTCCCGGCTTATCTGGGACAAAGGGAAAAGGCAAAAACCAGGACTATCGAGGCAGGTGCAAAGGGTGTGGTTACAGAGATACAGGGAGTGCTGGAAGCCTTTATTTATGAAGAGCCTTATCTTTTATTAAATGCAGGTGGAAAAGAGATATGCATAGAATCTTCAACGGCTGTTGGAAACAAGACGTGTCAGACCTTCTACAATATGCCTGCAGACGAGACTTATATCTCTATTGATGATATCGTTACCAATGTATTAAGCCATTACAACGGTAGGAGAGAGAGAAGTCCCTACAATTATTCTCAGTCCCTGTTTGTAAATGCAACGGATAAAGCAGTTGGGACAATAGTTATCGAGGCAGCAAGCGGTCGCTCA contains:
- a CDS encoding prepilin-type N-terminal cleavage/methylation domain-containing protein; its protein translation is MKKVINTLRGKKGFTLIELLIVVAIIGILAAIAVPAYLGQREKAKTRTIEAGAKGVVTEIQGVLEAFIYEEPYLLLNAGGKEICIESSTAVGNKTCQTFYNMPADETYISIDDIVTNVLSHYNGRRERSPYNYSQSLFVNATDKAVGTIVIEAASGRSIRIHAYAENISNPIFDTTVTAR